AAAGCGCTTCCGCATCTTCGACATCCCCGCTATTGAGGAATGGTCGAAATCGCAGAAGAAATGAACTGCGAACGCCGTCCCAAACCATGAAAACCCTTTTCCTGACCAACGAATACCCGCCGCACATCTACGGCGGTGCCGGTGTGCATGTCGAATACCTCTCCCGCGAGCTGGCGAAGCTGATTGAAGTCGATGTGCGCTGCTTTGGTGATCAAAACAGCAGCACGGAAAACCTCCAGGTGAAGGGCTTCGGGCTCGACACGAAAAATTGGGACTGCCCGCTCAATTTGAAATCCGTCTTCGGCGCGTTGCAGCGCTGCCTCGATTTCAACACCGCTGGCATCGATGCCAGCCTCGTCCACCTGCACACCTGGTATGCGCACTTCGGTGGCGTCCTCGCCAAACTCAACTACGGCGTGCCCATGGTGCTCACCGTTCACTCGCTGGAGCCACTGCGTCCCTGGAAGCGTGAGCAGCTCGGCCACGGCTACGATTTCACCGTCTGGCTGGAGAACACCGCGCTCAAAATGGCCGATGCGATCATCGCCGTCTCCGAAGAAACACGCATTGACCTGCTCAAGCACTTCGATCTCGATCCGCACAAGATCCACGTCATCCACAACGGCATCGACCTCGATGAATACCGTCGCATCGAAGCCCCGGACGTTTTGAAGAAGCACGGGGTCGATCCTGACAAGCCCTACGTGCTCTTCGTCGGCCGCATCACGCGTCAAAAAGGCATCGTCCATCTCGTGCGGGCCATCCAGCACCTCGATCCCGGCTTTCAGGTCGTTCTATGCGCCGGTGCGCCCGACACCATCGAGATCAGGGAGGAGATGGAGGCCGCTGTGGCTGCCGCCAGTGCGAAACGTCCCGGCATCGTGTGGATTCAGTCCATGCTGCCTGTGCCGGAAAAGATCGCCATGTACTCGCATGCCGATGTCTTCTGCTGCCCGTCCATTTACGAACCCTTCGGCATCATCAATCTCGAAGCCATGGCCTGCGAGACCGCCGTCGTCGCCACCGCCGTCGGCGGCATCAAGGAGGTCGTCGTCGAGGGCGAAACCGGCTTCCTTGTTCCCATCGAGCAGCAGACCGAAAGCCCCTTCGAGGCCGTGCATCCCGAAAAATTCGCCCGCGATCTCGCTGCAGGCATCAACAAGCTCATGGCCGACCCCTCTTTGCGTGGGCGCATGGCCAAAGCCGGTCGCAAGCGTGCCGTGGATCACTTCAGTTGGAGTTCCATCGCACGCAAGACGCTGGCGCTCTATAAGACGCTGGCGGTGTAGGAAGAACGGCCTCAAGCAGG
This genomic interval from Prosthecobacter sp. contains the following:
- the glgA gene encoding glycogen synthase, with product MKTLFLTNEYPPHIYGGAGVHVEYLSRELAKLIEVDVRCFGDQNSSTENLQVKGFGLDTKNWDCPLNLKSVFGALQRCLDFNTAGIDASLVHLHTWYAHFGGVLAKLNYGVPMVLTVHSLEPLRPWKREQLGHGYDFTVWLENTALKMADAIIAVSEETRIDLLKHFDLDPHKIHVIHNGIDLDEYRRIEAPDVLKKHGVDPDKPYVLFVGRITRQKGIVHLVRAIQHLDPGFQVVLCAGAPDTIEIREEMEAAVAAASAKRPGIVWIQSMLPVPEKIAMYSHADVFCCPSIYEPFGIINLEAMACETAVVATAVGGIKEVVVEGETGFLVPIEQQTESPFEAVHPEKFARDLAAGINKLMADPSLRGRMAKAGRKRAVDHFSWSSIARKTLALYKTLAV